A genomic stretch from Asterias rubens chromosome 7, eAstRub1.3, whole genome shotgun sequence includes:
- the LOC117292779 gene encoding uncharacterized protein LOC117292779, translating to MAAFGGTDSYPALMDDECKRLRTGYLDQMNLDNGKVRKRWVIFQGNQQSGLFQVKIYKNEKEKILKSSFTLTKETLVGTERGALQKPKRKRENSAYWAVILVTDTVVFQEPVPCDDGGIGMELRSWDTVVKSYFNNESWVVKTLKGFVAPEFQMTLHVTRHALSLVTMNPPKCCKRWELSKISNYWSRDGIFFFKVDAGLSGEADFEMKAESEAHARRMRMCLDRELVGPSSIRPQSLHSDQPPLPSDRAPSPERYTPSPTLQKKFPISATLLSPEDI from the exons ATGGCAGCCTTTGGTGGTACAGATTCCTACCCGGCTCTTATGGATGACGAATGTAAGAGGCTTAGGACAGGCTACCTCGACCAGATGAATCTTGACAACGGGAAAGTTAGAAAG AGATGGGTTATATTCCAGGGAAATCAACAAAGTG GTCTGTTTCAAGTGAAAATCTACAAAAACGAAAAGGAGAAAATCCTCAAGAGTTCCTTCACACTGACCAAGGAGACATTGGTCGGCACCGAGAGGGGAGCCCTACAGAAGCCGAAGAGGAAGCGAGAAAACTCGGCATACTGGGCCGTGATTCTCGTCACAGACACGGTAGTGTTCCAGGAGCCAGTGCCGTGTGATGATGGTGGGATTGGGATGGAACTACGCTCGTGGGACACAGTGGTCAAGTCTTACTTTAACAATG AAAGCTGGGTGGTGAAAACATTAAAAGGCTTTGTAGCACCCGAGTTCCAGATGACCCTCCACGTAACCCGCCATGCCCTAAGTCTAGTGACCATGAACCCACCGAAATGTTGCAAGCGCTGGGAGCTGAGTAAGATCTCTAACTACTGGTCCAGGGATGGTATATTCTTCTTCAAGGTTGATGCTGGGCTAAGCGGCGAGGCAG ATTTTGAGATGAAGGCCGAGTCCGAAGCGCATGCGCGACGCATGCGTATGTGCCTGGACAGAGAACTTGTCGGCCCGAGCAGCATACGACCACAGAGCCTTCATTCAGACCAACCACCGTTACCCAGTGATAGAGCGCCCTCTCCTG AGAGGTACACTCCATCACCAACTCTTCAGAAAAAGTTCCCGATATCGGCAACCCTTCTCAGCCCAGAGGACATCTGA